The following proteins come from a genomic window of Acidimicrobiales bacterium:
- a CDS encoding TetR family transcriptional regulator, whose translation MELYVERGFENTTVAEIAESAGLTERTFFRHFADKREVLFSGSAALQELLAERVAGAPDAAAPIVAVTAALEAAGALLQERGDWSRQRQAVIAANAELKERELIKLAALASAVADALRRRGVKAPAASLTAEAGIAAFKVAFERWIQRPSNRNLPRLIRESIDQLKAITAGN comes from the coding sequence ATGGAACTGTACGTAGAGCGCGGGTTCGAGAACACCACTGTGGCCGAGATAGCCGAGAGCGCCGGGCTGACCGAGCGGACGTTCTTCCGGCACTTCGCCGATAAGCGCGAGGTGCTGTTCTCCGGATCGGCGGCCCTTCAGGAGTTGCTGGCCGAACGCGTCGCGGGCGCGCCGGACGCTGCTGCTCCGATCGTCGCAGTCACCGCCGCCCTAGAGGCGGCCGGCGCCTTGCTCCAGGAACGAGGGGATTGGTCACGACAGCGCCAAGCGGTGATAGCCGCCAACGCCGAACTAAAAGAGCGGGAGCTGATCAAGTTGGCGGCGTTGGCTTCGGCCGTTGCCGACGCGTTGCGCCGGCGCGGCGTCAAAGCCCCTGCAGCCAGCCTCACCGCCGAGGCCGGCATCGCCGCCTTCAAGGTGGCATTCGAACGCTGGATCCAGCGGCCGAGCAACCGCAACCTGCCTCGACTCATCAGAGAGTCGATCGACCAACTGAAAGCAATCACTGCCGGTAACTGA
- a CDS encoding SDR family oxidoreductase, with protein MRVFVTGASGWVGSAVVPELVNTGHHVVGLARSEASADALAAARAEVHRGSLEELDSLHEGAAKSDGVIHLAFIHDFDQYEAANQTDRQAIETIGAALEGSGRPLVITSGVATTAEGRPATEHDAAAPEFPRSPATTMTLALAGAGVRSSVVRLPPTTHGRGDNGFIPTIIRIAREKGVSGYIGDGSNVWPAVHRSDAARVFRLALEQAPAGSVWHAVGEEGVPTRTIAEVIGRQLDIPAVSIAPQEAGEHFGWMGVFWAINAPVSSALTRERLGWESTGPGLIEDLEQGHYFERT; from the coding sequence ATGCGCGTATTCGTCACTGGCGCGTCCGGTTGGGTCGGCTCGGCCGTGGTGCCCGAGCTCGTCAATACCGGCCATCACGTCGTTGGTCTCGCTCGCTCCGAAGCTTCGGCCGACGCACTAGCGGCGGCACGAGCCGAGGTGCATCGCGGCTCGCTCGAGGAACTCGACAGCCTGCACGAAGGGGCGGCGAAGTCCGACGGTGTCATCCACCTGGCGTTCATCCACGACTTCGATCAGTACGAGGCCGCCAACCAGACCGACCGACAGGCGATAGAAACCATCGGCGCAGCACTCGAGGGATCCGGTCGACCACTAGTCATCACGTCGGGGGTGGCGACCACAGCCGAGGGCCGTCCGGCGACCGAGCACGATGCCGCCGCTCCAGAGTTCCCGCGGTCGCCGGCGACCACCATGACCCTCGCCCTGGCCGGGGCAGGCGTGCGCTCTTCAGTTGTCCGACTCCCACCCACGACCCACGGGCGAGGAGACAACGGCTTCATCCCGACCATCATCAGGATCGCTCGCGAGAAGGGCGTCTCCGGCTACATCGGCGATGGATCCAATGTTTGGCCTGCCGTACACCGCTCCGACGCCGCCAGGGTCTTCCGCTTGGCCCTGGAACAGGCGCCGGCGGGGTCGGTCTGGCACGCCGTCGGTGAGGAGGGGGTGCCCACCCGCACGATCGCGGAGGTGATCGGGCGGCAGCTGGACATCCCGGCGGTATCGATCGCTCCCCAAGAAGCGGGCGAGCACTTCGGATGGATGGGTGTCTTCTGGGCGATCAACGCCCCGGTATCGAGCGCCTTAACTAGGGAGCGACTGGGCTGGGAGTCCACCGGGCCCGGACTCATCGAGGATCTCGAACAAGGCCACTATTTCGAGCGTACGTGA